GATTTGAAGATGCGGTGAAAGAAGCACTTTGGGAAATCCGAGGAGCTTTTTCCTTGGGAATAATGAGTGAAAAAAATATCATTGCCATCCGCGATCCCTGGGGTTTTCGACCTTTGGCTTTAGGAAAGCTAGATGGAGGCTACCTGATTAGTTCGGAAAGTTGTGCTTTTGATATCATTGGAGCTCAATTCATTCGAGAAATCGAACCAGGCGAGATGCTGATAATTGACGAAAACGGTCCAAGATCAGTTTTTTATGCCCATTCTCATCGAAAAGCTTTTTGTATATTTGAGCTCATTTATTTTGCTCGACCAGACAGTATCATTTTTGGTGAAAGTGTCTATTTAGCACGAAAAAAAATGGGATGGGTTTTGGCAGAAAGAGAAGACTATGATGCCGATATGGTTATTCCGGTCCCCGATTCAGGAATTTATGCTGCACTAGGATTTTCAGAAAAATCAAAAATTCCTTTTGAATTGGGAATGATTCGAAATCCTTATGTTGGAAGGACTTTTATACGTCCGGGGCGAGAAAACCGTAATCTTGCAGTGAAGCTGAAGTTAAATCCGTTGAAAAGTCTTTTAAAAGGGAAAAAAATAATTATTCTTGAAGATTCCATTGTAAGAGGAAACACCTCAAGAGAAAGAATCAAAACCCTAAAGAACGCTGGGGTGAAAGAAGTTCACATGCGTGTCACTTCACCCCCTCACTGCCACCCCTGCTACTATGGAATCGATTTTCCAACCCGGGAAGAGCTCATTGCCTGCCGCATGAACCAGGAAGAAATTAGACAATTCCTTGGTTTGAATAGTCTTCGCTATATCGATATCGACGGCCTCAAAAAGAGCTTATCCAAACCAGGAGAGAACTTTTGTTTTGCCTGTTTCACTGGTGACTATCCAGTAGTACCCGATAAGGGATTAGGAAAATTTATCTTAGAAGAAAATTCCTCTGAGCAATAATGTACCTTATTGATATTAATCTTTTAAAATATCCGCCAGCTGATTCGCGTAGGATCGGCATTCTTTTTCTGCTCGGTCATCAAAAGATTTAATAGCAACTGGTCCGTAGTGGCTTCCTTCTGCCATTCCTTTGACCAGCATTCCATGAATGAGGAGAGCCGAGAGAATAGAAAGAATTGCAGTTTCATTTCCTCCGGCAGCATTAGCCGACGAAGCAAAAGCACCACCCAACTTGCCATCCAATCGACCGTGCAAGCGGATGCTATCATCCAAAAGCTTTTTAATTTCTGCTGCCATGGTTCCATAGTAAGTCGGTGTACCAAGAATGATCAGGTCATAATCGACCAGCTTTTTAATATCAACCTGGTCTGGAGTTACTAAATCAACGGTAATTTCTCTTTTCTGGAGCTCTTCGGATATGGTTTCTGCCATTTTTCTGGTTGTTCCAGAACGAGTGTAGTAAATGACAATAGCTTTTGACATGAAATGCCCTCCATAAAAATAAAATTCTTTTATACTTTCATATTTTATCATAGAACCTCAGGTAACGTTATAACCTCAGATGAGGATGAAAATATATATATTCAAAAATCAATCTCCCCCTTTAGAAAAGGGGGTAGGGGGGATTTGAGCTTTTACTGCTCCGTCATTGCGAGGAGACCAACCGTTCTTTGGTTGGACGATGTGACAATCTCATTTAGCTATTCAGTCATTCTGGGGAGTCCAGTGTTTTTTACCAGATATTATTAGAATCTTATCCTTTTCAACTCCTCAGTTCTACAATTTTTCAATACTACAAATAATTAAAGATGACTCATGAGATTGCCACGACATCAAAAAAAGAGGTCTCGCAATGACAGATAGGGTTGATGAGATCCTCGAGGCTTTGAAAAGCGAAGCCTTAGAATGACGCATCAATAAAATTCCTTCTCCCTTGATGAGAGAAGGTGAGGATGAGTGTGAACTCCTTGACGACTTACTGTTAGTAAAGTATGGTTTTTTAATTTACT
The nucleotide sequence above comes from Candidatus Atribacteria bacterium ADurb.Bin276. Encoded proteins:
- the purF gene encoding Amidophosphoribosyltransferase precursor, coding for MTGEKCGIFAAYGVKNAAELIFHGLYSLQHRGQESAGMVISDQHGVREHKGMGLVSEVFQGDILKKLTGSIGLGHVRYSTTGSSSLRNIQPFIGDCRFGNVSIAHNGNLANTNSLWKKIGHQGAVLQSTMDTEMILHLIAQSSFDGFEDAVKEALWEIRGAFSLGIMSEKNIIAIRDPWGFRPLALGKLDGGYLISSESCAFDIIGAQFIREIEPGEMLIIDENGPRSVFYAHSHRKAFCIFELIYFARPDSIIFGESVYLARKKMGWVLAEREDYDADMVIPVPDSGIYAALGFSEKSKIPFELGMIRNPYVGRTFIRPGRENRNLAVKLKLNPLKSLLKGKKIIILEDSIVRGNTSRERIKTLKNAGVKEVHMRVTSPPHCHPCYYGIDFPTREELIACRMNQEEIRQFLGLNSLRYIDIDGLKKSLSKPGENFCFACFTGDYPVVPDKGLGKFILEENSSEQ
- the fldA gene encoding Flavodoxin; translated protein: MSKAIVIYYTRSGTTRKMAETISEELQKREITVDLVTPDQVDIKKLVDYDLIILGTPTYYGTMAAEIKKLLDDSIRLHGRLDGKLGGAFASSANAAGGNETAILSILSALLIHGMLVKGMAEGSHYGPVAIKSFDDRAEKECRSYANQLADILKD